The following coding sequences lie in one Leucoraja erinacea ecotype New England chromosome 20, Leri_hhj_1, whole genome shotgun sequence genomic window:
- the LOC129706602 gene encoding uncharacterized protein LOC129706602 isoform X1: MAVSSNHVIHAVAKHLKYYIDIQRKEDGFNLSGIDAPHTHNPNCKPLPIVGIEKVHDRSLKHYFSDPNFKTILQMSYGRTIENQKRKLQLNHKREINVQRMIRKKMSKLDFSNFGPQNAFNLERLKIEKRERVHLYPKVFHQVPPPRITRSEVIRLITSASKLIVATEIIPQNPYKKHSSKRTMKPDILKRSGKGPKWTEYEVSVCTGNCLRLGSKADICISFYGEKDQVKDIMLCNSFTNPIPFQNNQIDVFLLETQDVGKFKYIKIRYDGNEAGSGWYLKDIVIKKCSNAASVCMFHCNTWFASQACGNHSSQKFLPVLGADLGDGKSSHKSWESLTQKGDCAVGMGSEQLNIELSRINMLKEEDDFSFFIFMKKKKGQNGKSKQRIESVRVVGKDARGSQTGSLRSTKRPPDKGMYQTPVPINSSTSSTDNSDQRPSFSIMQTPLQCETQLEFCSPQVQKYSSERQPTSRTPLKKKDIVKEVIGGENGSQINGDVHERISHICLDETKVTEKTAEFPCTVKPLTNEECSGEDRYYCADIDQLLPKGFMEDVVPSDMFGSKSEKEWSDRDKSPKCLSEAPHFVHDIECKPQAEAAPDPPQNIAADNHKDDVDNNSAKMTWDSTDGKATNVENWGKSHLQEGTVATEVTMGLMSSATNNHKSLHTVTGSDSNSRRGVEEQDHIGVLKHADEAPVKEQARSEVANSASSLKEGKSATEPIEMEQQCATCDTNGNKVMDEKTCYSAKQNGTNVDCIKIHDLNLCDVFENAVQTIKNGDEHKLENLCQRYCGLPAHTDDAGRSLLHIAAIYGNAEICQVLLQNCEVQKLLNSQDREGRTALHYGIVHNNRRMKRLLLCNGALPDIPDNYSQTALDLALNMINA; the protein is encoded by the exons ATGGCCGTCTCCTCCAACCATGTCATTCATGCCGTCGCCAAACACTT GAAATATTATATTGACATACAACGGAAAGAAGATGGCTTTAACCTCTCTGGAATTGATGCACCTCACACGCACAACCCTAATTGTAAACCT CTGCCAATAGTGGGTATTGAAAAAGTCCATGACAGAAGCCTTAAACATTATTTCAGTGATCctaattttaaaacaattctTCAAATGAGCTATGGAAGAACAATTGAAAATCAGAAAAGAAAATTACAATTAAATCACAAAAGGGAAATCAATGTGCAGAGAATGATCAGGAAAAAAATGTCCAAACTGGATTTTTCA AATTTTGGACCTCAGAATGCATTCAATCTGGAAAGGCTGAAAATTGAAAAAAG GGAACGGGTTCACCTTTACCCTAAAGTTTTCCATCAAGTTCCACCCCCTCGCATCACAAGAAGTGAAGTCATTCGGCTCATCACCTCAGCGTCTAAACTTATTGTTGCTACT GAAATAATACCTCAAAATCCATACAAAAAACACAGTTCAAAGAGAACAATG AAACCAGACATTCTGAAGCGAAGTGGAAAAGGGCCAAAGTGGACAGAATATGAAGTTTCTGTTTGTACAGGAAACTGCCTTAGGTTGGGTTCAAAGGCAGACATTTGTATTAgcttctatggagaaaaggaccaggtgaAAGATATAATGTTGTGCAACTCATTTACCAATCCTATTCCTTTTCAAAACAACCAG ATCGATGTTTTCTTGCTGGAAACTCAGGATGTTGGAAAATTCAAATACATCAAAATAAGATATGATGGCAATGAAGCTG GTTCTGGATGGTACTTAAAGGATATTGTTATAAAGAAGTGCTCGAATGCAGCGTCAGTGTGTATGTTCCACTGTAACACATGGTTTGCATCACAAGCCTGTGGTAACCATTCTTCCCAGAAGTTTCTGCCTGTTCTTGGTGCAGATCTAGGGGATGGTAAAAGTTCCCACAAGAGCTGGGAGTCATTAACACAGAAAG GGGATTGTGCAGTGGGCATGGGCTCAGAACAGTTGAACATCGAATTGAGCAGAATCAACATGCTTAAAGAAGAAGATGATTTCTCCTTTTTCATTTttatgaaaaagaaaaaag GTCAAAATGGAAAAAGCAAACAAAGAATTGAAAGTGTCAGAGTTGTTGGTAAAGATGCACGTGGATCACAAACTGGTTCCTTGAGATCAACAAAGAGACCACCTGATAAAGGGATGTATCAAACCCCAGTCCCCATCAACAGCAGCACGAGCTCAACAGATAATTCAGATCAACGGCCATCATTCAGCATCATGCAGACACCATTACAATGTGAGACCCAGCTCGAGTTCTGTTCACCTCAAGTTCAGAAATATTCATCAGAGAGACAGCCAACATCCCGGACCCCCCTTAaaaagaaagatattgtcaaagagGTAATTGGTGGCGAAAATGGGAGCCAAATCAACGGTGATGTCCATGAAAGAATATCCCATATCTGTTTAGATGAGACCAAAGTAACTGAGAAAACCGCTGAGTTTCCTTGTACTGTGAAGCCACTGACCAATGAAGAATGCTCTGGTGAGGACCGTTATTATTGTGCAGACATCGATCAGTTGCTTCCAAAAGGTTTCATGGAGGATGTGGTACCATCAGATATGTTTGGTAGCAAATCAGAAAAGGAATGGAGCGACAGAGACAAGAGTCCAAAGTGTTTATCGGAGGCACCACATTTTGTTCATGACATTGAATGTAAACCACAGGCAGAAGCAGCACCAGATCCACCTCAAAACATTGCTGCTGACAATCATAAAGATGATGTTGACAATAACTCAGCAAAGATGACGTGGGACTCCACTGATGGAAAAGCTACAAATGTGGAAAACTGGGGCAAGAGCCATTTGCAGGAAGGAACCGTGGCCACAGAGGTAACTATGGGCCTTATGTCATCAGCAACTAATAACCATAAAAGCTTACACACTGTAACAGGTTCTGACAGTAACTCCAGACGTGGAGTAGAAGAGCAAGATCATATTGGagttttaaaacatgctgatgaagCTCCAGTTAAAGAACAGGCGCGATCAGAAGTTGCAAACTCTGCTAGTTCACTGAAAGAAGGAAAGTCAGCCACTGAGCCCATTGAGATGGAGCAGCAGTGTGCCACGTGTGATACGAACGGGAATAAAGTCATG GATGAAAAAACTTGTTATTCTGCCAAGCAAAATGGAACAAATGTAGACTGTATTAAAATACATGATCTCAACCTCTGTGACGTTTTTGAAAATGCCGTCCAAACCATTAAGAATGGAGATGAGCACAAGTTAGAGAACCTGTGTCAACGTTACTGTGGCCTACCTGC CCACACTGATGATGCTGGGAGATCTCTCTTGCACATTGCTGCCATCTATGGGAATGCTGAAATCTGTCAG
- the LOC129706602 gene encoding uncharacterized protein LOC129706602 isoform X3, translated as MAVSSNHVIHAVAKHLKYYIDIQRKEDGFNLSGIDAPHTHNPNCKPLPIVGIEKVHDRSLKHYFSDPNFKTILQMSYGRTIENQKRKLQLNHKREINVQRMIRKKMSKLDFSNFGPQNAFNLERLKIEKRERVHLYPKVFHQVPPPRITRSEVIRLITSASKLIVATEIIPQNPYKKHSSKRTMKPDILKRSGKGPKWTEYEVSVCTGNCLRLGSKADICISFYGEKDQVKDIMLCNSFTNPIPFQNNQIDVFLLETQDVGKFKYIKIRYDGNEAGSGWYLKDIVIKKCSNAASVCMFHCNTWFASQACGNHSSQKFLPVLGADLGDGKSSHKSWESLTQKGDCAVGMGSEQLNIELSRINMLKEEDDFSFFIFMKKKKGQNGKSKQRIESVRVVGKDARGSQTGSLRSTKRPPDKGMYQTPVPINSSTSSTDNSDQRPSFSIMQTPLQCETQLEFCSPQVQKYSSERQPTSRTPLKKKDIVKEVIGGENGSQINGDVHERISHICLDETKVTEKTAEFPCTVKPLTNEECSGEDRYYCADIDQLLPKGFMEDVVPSDMFGSKSEKEWSDRDKSPKCLSEAPHFVHDIECKPQAEAAPDPPQNIAADNHKDDVDNNSAKMTWDSTDGKATNVENWGKSHLQEGTVATEDEKTCYSAKQNGTNVDCIKIHDLNLCDVFENAVQTIKNGDEHKLENLCQRYCGLPAHTDDAGRSLLHIAAIYGNAEICQVLLQNCEVQKLLNSQDREGRTALHYGIVHNNRRMKRLLLCNGALPDIPDNYSQTALDLALNMINA; from the exons ATGGCCGTCTCCTCCAACCATGTCATTCATGCCGTCGCCAAACACTT GAAATATTATATTGACATACAACGGAAAGAAGATGGCTTTAACCTCTCTGGAATTGATGCACCTCACACGCACAACCCTAATTGTAAACCT CTGCCAATAGTGGGTATTGAAAAAGTCCATGACAGAAGCCTTAAACATTATTTCAGTGATCctaattttaaaacaattctTCAAATGAGCTATGGAAGAACAATTGAAAATCAGAAAAGAAAATTACAATTAAATCACAAAAGGGAAATCAATGTGCAGAGAATGATCAGGAAAAAAATGTCCAAACTGGATTTTTCA AATTTTGGACCTCAGAATGCATTCAATCTGGAAAGGCTGAAAATTGAAAAAAG GGAACGGGTTCACCTTTACCCTAAAGTTTTCCATCAAGTTCCACCCCCTCGCATCACAAGAAGTGAAGTCATTCGGCTCATCACCTCAGCGTCTAAACTTATTGTTGCTACT GAAATAATACCTCAAAATCCATACAAAAAACACAGTTCAAAGAGAACAATG AAACCAGACATTCTGAAGCGAAGTGGAAAAGGGCCAAAGTGGACAGAATATGAAGTTTCTGTTTGTACAGGAAACTGCCTTAGGTTGGGTTCAAAGGCAGACATTTGTATTAgcttctatggagaaaaggaccaggtgaAAGATATAATGTTGTGCAACTCATTTACCAATCCTATTCCTTTTCAAAACAACCAG ATCGATGTTTTCTTGCTGGAAACTCAGGATGTTGGAAAATTCAAATACATCAAAATAAGATATGATGGCAATGAAGCTG GTTCTGGATGGTACTTAAAGGATATTGTTATAAAGAAGTGCTCGAATGCAGCGTCAGTGTGTATGTTCCACTGTAACACATGGTTTGCATCACAAGCCTGTGGTAACCATTCTTCCCAGAAGTTTCTGCCTGTTCTTGGTGCAGATCTAGGGGATGGTAAAAGTTCCCACAAGAGCTGGGAGTCATTAACACAGAAAG GGGATTGTGCAGTGGGCATGGGCTCAGAACAGTTGAACATCGAATTGAGCAGAATCAACATGCTTAAAGAAGAAGATGATTTCTCCTTTTTCATTTttatgaaaaagaaaaaag GTCAAAATGGAAAAAGCAAACAAAGAATTGAAAGTGTCAGAGTTGTTGGTAAAGATGCACGTGGATCACAAACTGGTTCCTTGAGATCAACAAAGAGACCACCTGATAAAGGGATGTATCAAACCCCAGTCCCCATCAACAGCAGCACGAGCTCAACAGATAATTCAGATCAACGGCCATCATTCAGCATCATGCAGACACCATTACAATGTGAGACCCAGCTCGAGTTCTGTTCACCTCAAGTTCAGAAATATTCATCAGAGAGACAGCCAACATCCCGGACCCCCCTTAaaaagaaagatattgtcaaagagGTAATTGGTGGCGAAAATGGGAGCCAAATCAACGGTGATGTCCATGAAAGAATATCCCATATCTGTTTAGATGAGACCAAAGTAACTGAGAAAACCGCTGAGTTTCCTTGTACTGTGAAGCCACTGACCAATGAAGAATGCTCTGGTGAGGACCGTTATTATTGTGCAGACATCGATCAGTTGCTTCCAAAAGGTTTCATGGAGGATGTGGTACCATCAGATATGTTTGGTAGCAAATCAGAAAAGGAATGGAGCGACAGAGACAAGAGTCCAAAGTGTTTATCGGAGGCACCACATTTTGTTCATGACATTGAATGTAAACCACAGGCAGAAGCAGCACCAGATCCACCTCAAAACATTGCTGCTGACAATCATAAAGATGATGTTGACAATAACTCAGCAAAGATGACGTGGGACTCCACTGATGGAAAAGCTACAAATGTGGAAAACTGGGGCAAGAGCCATTTGCAGGAAGGAACCGTGGCCACAGAG GATGAAAAAACTTGTTATTCTGCCAAGCAAAATGGAACAAATGTAGACTGTATTAAAATACATGATCTCAACCTCTGTGACGTTTTTGAAAATGCCGTCCAAACCATTAAGAATGGAGATGAGCACAAGTTAGAGAACCTGTGTCAACGTTACTGTGGCCTACCTGC CCACACTGATGATGCTGGGAGATCTCTCTTGCACATTGCTGCCATCTATGGGAATGCTGAAATCTGTCAG
- the LOC129706602 gene encoding uncharacterized protein LOC129706602 isoform X2, translated as MAVSSNHVIHAVAKHLKYYIDIQRKEDGFNLSGIDAPHTHNPNCKPLPIVGIEKVHDRSLKHYFSDPNFKTILQMSYGRTIENQKRKLQLNHKREINVQRMIRKKMSKLDFSNFGPQNAFNLERLKIEKRERVHLYPKVFHQVPPPRITRSEVIRLITSASKLIVATEIIPQNPYKKHSSKRTMKPDILKRSGKGPKWTEYEVSVCTGNCLRLGSKADICISFYGEKDQVKDIMLCNSFTNPIPFQNNQIDVFLLETQDVGKFKYIKIRYDGNEAGSGWYLKDIVIKKCSNAASVCMFHCNTWFASQACGNHSSQKFLPVLGADLGDGKSSHKSWESLTQKGQNGKSKQRIESVRVVGKDARGSQTGSLRSTKRPPDKGMYQTPVPINSSTSSTDNSDQRPSFSIMQTPLQCETQLEFCSPQVQKYSSERQPTSRTPLKKKDIVKEVIGGENGSQINGDVHERISHICLDETKVTEKTAEFPCTVKPLTNEECSGEDRYYCADIDQLLPKGFMEDVVPSDMFGSKSEKEWSDRDKSPKCLSEAPHFVHDIECKPQAEAAPDPPQNIAADNHKDDVDNNSAKMTWDSTDGKATNVENWGKSHLQEGTVATEVTMGLMSSATNNHKSLHTVTGSDSNSRRGVEEQDHIGVLKHADEAPVKEQARSEVANSASSLKEGKSATEPIEMEQQCATCDTNGNKVMDEKTCYSAKQNGTNVDCIKIHDLNLCDVFENAVQTIKNGDEHKLENLCQRYCGLPAHTDDAGRSLLHIAAIYGNAEICQVLLQNCEVQKLLNSQDREGRTALHYGIVHNNRRMKRLLLCNGALPDIPDNYSQTALDLALNMINA; from the exons ATGGCCGTCTCCTCCAACCATGTCATTCATGCCGTCGCCAAACACTT GAAATATTATATTGACATACAACGGAAAGAAGATGGCTTTAACCTCTCTGGAATTGATGCACCTCACACGCACAACCCTAATTGTAAACCT CTGCCAATAGTGGGTATTGAAAAAGTCCATGACAGAAGCCTTAAACATTATTTCAGTGATCctaattttaaaacaattctTCAAATGAGCTATGGAAGAACAATTGAAAATCAGAAAAGAAAATTACAATTAAATCACAAAAGGGAAATCAATGTGCAGAGAATGATCAGGAAAAAAATGTCCAAACTGGATTTTTCA AATTTTGGACCTCAGAATGCATTCAATCTGGAAAGGCTGAAAATTGAAAAAAG GGAACGGGTTCACCTTTACCCTAAAGTTTTCCATCAAGTTCCACCCCCTCGCATCACAAGAAGTGAAGTCATTCGGCTCATCACCTCAGCGTCTAAACTTATTGTTGCTACT GAAATAATACCTCAAAATCCATACAAAAAACACAGTTCAAAGAGAACAATG AAACCAGACATTCTGAAGCGAAGTGGAAAAGGGCCAAAGTGGACAGAATATGAAGTTTCTGTTTGTACAGGAAACTGCCTTAGGTTGGGTTCAAAGGCAGACATTTGTATTAgcttctatggagaaaaggaccaggtgaAAGATATAATGTTGTGCAACTCATTTACCAATCCTATTCCTTTTCAAAACAACCAG ATCGATGTTTTCTTGCTGGAAACTCAGGATGTTGGAAAATTCAAATACATCAAAATAAGATATGATGGCAATGAAGCTG GTTCTGGATGGTACTTAAAGGATATTGTTATAAAGAAGTGCTCGAATGCAGCGTCAGTGTGTATGTTCCACTGTAACACATGGTTTGCATCACAAGCCTGTGGTAACCATTCTTCCCAGAAGTTTCTGCCTGTTCTTGGTGCAGATCTAGGGGATGGTAAAAGTTCCCACAAGAGCTGGGAGTCATTAACACAGAAAG GTCAAAATGGAAAAAGCAAACAAAGAATTGAAAGTGTCAGAGTTGTTGGTAAAGATGCACGTGGATCACAAACTGGTTCCTTGAGATCAACAAAGAGACCACCTGATAAAGGGATGTATCAAACCCCAGTCCCCATCAACAGCAGCACGAGCTCAACAGATAATTCAGATCAACGGCCATCATTCAGCATCATGCAGACACCATTACAATGTGAGACCCAGCTCGAGTTCTGTTCACCTCAAGTTCAGAAATATTCATCAGAGAGACAGCCAACATCCCGGACCCCCCTTAaaaagaaagatattgtcaaagagGTAATTGGTGGCGAAAATGGGAGCCAAATCAACGGTGATGTCCATGAAAGAATATCCCATATCTGTTTAGATGAGACCAAAGTAACTGAGAAAACCGCTGAGTTTCCTTGTACTGTGAAGCCACTGACCAATGAAGAATGCTCTGGTGAGGACCGTTATTATTGTGCAGACATCGATCAGTTGCTTCCAAAAGGTTTCATGGAGGATGTGGTACCATCAGATATGTTTGGTAGCAAATCAGAAAAGGAATGGAGCGACAGAGACAAGAGTCCAAAGTGTTTATCGGAGGCACCACATTTTGTTCATGACATTGAATGTAAACCACAGGCAGAAGCAGCACCAGATCCACCTCAAAACATTGCTGCTGACAATCATAAAGATGATGTTGACAATAACTCAGCAAAGATGACGTGGGACTCCACTGATGGAAAAGCTACAAATGTGGAAAACTGGGGCAAGAGCCATTTGCAGGAAGGAACCGTGGCCACAGAGGTAACTATGGGCCTTATGTCATCAGCAACTAATAACCATAAAAGCTTACACACTGTAACAGGTTCTGACAGTAACTCCAGACGTGGAGTAGAAGAGCAAGATCATATTGGagttttaaaacatgctgatgaagCTCCAGTTAAAGAACAGGCGCGATCAGAAGTTGCAAACTCTGCTAGTTCACTGAAAGAAGGAAAGTCAGCCACTGAGCCCATTGAGATGGAGCAGCAGTGTGCCACGTGTGATACGAACGGGAATAAAGTCATG GATGAAAAAACTTGTTATTCTGCCAAGCAAAATGGAACAAATGTAGACTGTATTAAAATACATGATCTCAACCTCTGTGACGTTTTTGAAAATGCCGTCCAAACCATTAAGAATGGAGATGAGCACAAGTTAGAGAACCTGTGTCAACGTTACTGTGGCCTACCTGC CCACACTGATGATGCTGGGAGATCTCTCTTGCACATTGCTGCCATCTATGGGAATGCTGAAATCTGTCAG